A genome region from Effusibacillus lacus includes the following:
- the nfsA gene encoding oxygen-insensitive NADPH nitroreductase, whose product MANETIRVMQNHCSIRKYTKDPIPKNHLIEIIKAAQGAASSNFVQAYSIILITDPDKRQKIATLGNNQKHVNECPVFLLFCADMKRLEYAGKKQDVDIEYDTLENFIVSVVDTAIMAQNALTAAESLGYGGCYIGGVRNNPGPISEIVGLPDKVFPLFGMCLGVPAEKQEVKPRLPIRAILHENEYKEDHYPQVLDEYDEIMNAYYLSRSSNNRDSNWSNKMAVFLSAKRRMHMREFLASKGFHLK is encoded by the coding sequence GTGGCGAATGAAACGATCAGAGTGATGCAAAATCATTGTTCGATCCGCAAATACACAAAAGATCCGATTCCAAAAAATCATCTGATCGAAATAATCAAAGCGGCACAGGGGGCGGCTTCCTCCAATTTCGTTCAGGCCTACTCGATTATTTTAATCACGGACCCGGACAAGAGACAGAAAATAGCAACTCTCGGCAATAATCAGAAGCACGTTAACGAATGTCCGGTATTTTTACTGTTTTGTGCCGATATGAAACGGTTGGAATATGCAGGGAAGAAACAGGATGTTGATATTGAGTACGATACATTGGAAAACTTCATCGTCAGTGTCGTGGATACTGCAATAATGGCTCAGAACGCTCTTACCGCAGCGGAATCGCTGGGTTACGGCGGATGTTATATTGGGGGTGTCCGCAATAATCCCGGTCCGATCAGTGAAATTGTCGGACTGCCGGATAAGGTATTTCCTTTATTTGGAATGTGTTTGGGAGTGCCGGCTGAGAAGCAGGAAGTGAAACCCCGGCTGCCCATTCGGGCGATTCTCCATGAAAACGAATATAAAGAAGACCATTATCCACAGGTGCTTGATGAGTACGATGAGATTATGAACGCCTATTACCTGTCAAGATCCAGCAATAACAGAGACAGCAACTGGTCAAACAAGATGGCTGTCTTTTTGTCCGCGAAAAGAAGGATGCATATGCGGGAGTTTTTGGCGAGTAAAGGATTTCATCTGAAATAA
- a CDS encoding SDR family oxidoreductase produces the protein MTRRVAIVTGAGRGIGKGIARGLASQGIHVVINDIDEKLADQTSREIGEWTSTYVSDVSDYGAVSQMVADVVDRFGTIDIVVNNAGISPKKEGKKIPLHEMDAREWQQVMEVNLNGAFHLIRSAAPFMIQQQFGRIVNISSIAAKSYISVSGGHYAATKAGLIGLTKAAAGELAPYGITVNALAPGRIETEMMAEAGMGANQQILSQIASGKFGKPEDIAQAVEFLASEKASYITGAVLNIDGGWVMA, from the coding sequence ATGACCAGACGGGTAGCTATTGTTACGGGGGCAGGAAGAGGGATTGGCAAGGGAATTGCGAGAGGGCTGGCCTCTCAGGGCATCCATGTCGTAATTAATGATATAGATGAGAAGTTGGCTGATCAGACGTCACGGGAAATCGGAGAATGGACTTCCACTTACGTATCTGATGTTTCGGACTACGGTGCTGTGTCACAGATGGTTGCGGACGTAGTTGACCGGTTTGGAACAATTGACATCGTTGTAAACAACGCGGGAATTTCCCCAAAAAAGGAAGGGAAGAAGATCCCTCTGCATGAAATGGATGCCCGGGAGTGGCAGCAGGTGATGGAAGTCAATTTAAACGGGGCTTTTCACCTGATACGGTCGGCTGCGCCGTTTATGATTCAACAGCAGTTTGGAAGAATCGTCAACATTTCCTCGATTGCCGCAAAGAGTTACATTTCTGTATCCGGCGGTCATTACGCTGCTACAAAAGCCGGACTGATCGGATTGACCAAAGCTGCTGCAGGTGAACTTGCACCTTATGGAATTACCGTTAATGCCCTCGCTCCGGGGCGAATTGAAACGGAGATGATGGCTGAAGCCGGTATGGGAGCAAATCAACAAATCTTATCGCAAATAGCTTCCGGAAAGTTTGGAAAACCGGAGGATATAGCACAAGCGGTTGAGTTTTTGGCAAGTGAAAAAGCGTCCTACATTACCGGAGCAGTACTTAATATCGATGGCGGCTGGGTAATGGCATAG
- a CDS encoding NAD-dependent succinate-semialdehyde dehydrogenase has protein sequence MKYYQLYINGEWVSSVSGNSYEVTNPATQEVVSKAAFGNDRDAALAVEVAHAAFPSWSETPAKERSNILMKIYQLMMERKEELARTITIEMGKPIREARGEVQSAADYVQWNAEEAKRAYGETIPSSFHNKRLLTIRQPVGPVGAITPWNFPLAMVTRKLTPALAAGCSVVLKPATQTPGCAAKLFQIAEEAGLPKGVANLVMGSSSKIGQELLKNPKIRKITFTGSTEVGKLLMKDAADQVKRVSMELGGHAPFIVFEDADLEAAVEGAIASKFRNAGQTCICANRIYVQSSILEEFTSLFKEKVEKMVIGNGLEESTDIGPVIDEKGLVKIQEHVDDALAKGAALVTGGKKCNFKAGTFYHPTILSQVTDEMLISTEETFGPVAPIYSFDTEEEVIRKANDTNYGLAAYFYTRDLSRAIRVYERLEYGMVGCNDPVPTTVQGPFGGWKESGIGREGGPDGLHDFLETKFVSIKM, from the coding sequence ATGAAATACTATCAGTTATACATTAATGGTGAATGGGTCTCTTCCGTTTCCGGCAACTCTTATGAAGTCACCAATCCGGCCACGCAAGAGGTGGTTTCCAAAGCTGCTTTTGGAAATGATCGTGATGCCGCGCTGGCGGTAGAGGTTGCCCATGCAGCATTTCCATCCTGGTCGGAAACCCCTGCCAAAGAGCGATCCAACATCTTAATGAAAATCTATCAATTGATGATGGAGAGAAAAGAAGAATTGGCCCGAACCATCACAATCGAAATGGGGAAGCCGATTCGGGAAGCAAGAGGCGAGGTTCAAAGCGCCGCCGATTATGTGCAGTGGAATGCTGAGGAAGCAAAAAGAGCATACGGGGAAACGATTCCTTCTTCTTTTCACAATAAACGGTTGCTGACAATCCGCCAACCTGTAGGACCAGTCGGAGCCATTACTCCTTGGAATTTTCCCTTGGCCATGGTAACGCGAAAATTGACCCCTGCCCTGGCAGCAGGATGTAGTGTAGTGCTCAAGCCTGCAACGCAAACACCCGGTTGTGCGGCAAAACTGTTCCAGATTGCCGAGGAAGCAGGTCTACCGAAAGGTGTGGCCAATCTGGTAATGGGAAGTTCAAGTAAAATCGGCCAAGAACTGTTGAAAAATCCCAAAATTCGGAAGATCACCTTTACCGGCTCGACTGAGGTGGGGAAACTTCTGATGAAAGATGCTGCGGATCAAGTGAAACGGGTGTCGATGGAGCTTGGAGGGCATGCGCCGTTTATCGTGTTTGAAGATGCAGATTTGGAAGCTGCGGTAGAGGGTGCGATCGCAAGCAAATTCCGAAACGCGGGACAAACGTGCATTTGCGCCAACCGGATCTATGTCCAATCAAGCATATTAGAGGAGTTTACTTCTTTGTTTAAGGAAAAGGTTGAAAAAATGGTAATCGGAAACGGATTGGAAGAAAGCACCGATATTGGACCTGTGATCGATGAGAAAGGACTTGTCAAGATCCAGGAACATGTGGACGATGCTCTGGCAAAAGGGGCTGCCCTGGTTACCGGCGGAAAAAAATGCAATTTTAAAGCGGGCACCTTCTATCACCCGACAATTCTCTCGCAAGTGACTGATGAAATGTTGATTTCTACGGAAGAAACATTTGGGCCAGTCGCTCCCATTTACTCGTTTGACACAGAAGAAGAAGTCATTCGTAAGGCCAATGACACAAACTATGGACTGGCAGCCTATTTTTACACTCGGGATTTAAGTCGGGCCATTCGGGTTTATGAGAGATTGGAATATGGTATGGTCGGCTGTAATGATCCGGTTCCCACCACGGTTCAAGGGCCGTTTGGGGGATGGAAGGAAAGCGGAATTGGACGTGAAGGCGGTCCAGACGGGCTGCACGACTTTTTGGAAACAAAATTCGTTTCGATTAAAATGTAA
- the lhgO gene encoding L-2-hydroxyglutarate oxidase produces MYDFVIVGGGIVGLSTALALQRRYPNSKVAVLEKEDGWAQHQTGRNSGVIHSGIYYKPGSYKAKFAREGSQAMVEFCEQHSIEHEICGKVIVATKPDELPLLENLLQRGLANGLAIKKIGQAELKEIEPHVNGLEAIWVPMAGIVNYKRVCETIASLLQKQGVALYLSTRVVRIQEVSDGLRIFSDKDSIKTRYLINCAGLHSDRIAKLGGIQTDMKIIPFRGEYYNLKPEKRYLAKNLIYPVPNPNFPFLGVHFTRMIGGHVEAGPNAVLSFKREGYTKTDFDLRDFTEVMCYPGFWKLASKYWREGVEEMLRSFSKAAFVRSLQKLIPEITENDLEPAPAGVRAQALKPDGGLVDDFHILEGKNCIHVCNAPSPAATASIIIGKEIVSRIPEQSHLRSYAV; encoded by the coding sequence ATGTATGATTTTGTGATTGTCGGCGGGGGAATCGTCGGCTTATCGACGGCCTTGGCTTTGCAGCGGCGCTATCCCAATTCAAAGGTTGCCGTGCTTGAAAAAGAGGATGGTTGGGCGCAACACCAAACCGGCCGCAACAGCGGCGTCATTCACTCAGGAATTTATTATAAACCGGGGAGTTACAAGGCAAAATTCGCCCGCGAAGGCTCCCAAGCCATGGTCGAATTTTGTGAACAACACTCAATCGAACACGAGATTTGCGGCAAAGTGATCGTGGCCACGAAACCGGATGAACTGCCCCTGTTGGAAAATCTGCTTCAGCGTGGACTCGCCAATGGATTGGCGATCAAGAAGATCGGTCAGGCGGAATTGAAGGAGATAGAACCGCATGTAAACGGTTTGGAAGCGATTTGGGTTCCCATGGCGGGAATCGTAAATTACAAACGGGTTTGTGAAACAATCGCCTCCCTGCTGCAAAAACAAGGTGTTGCTTTGTACTTGAGCACACGTGTTGTGAGGATTCAGGAAGTCAGTGACGGATTGCGGATCTTCAGTGACAAAGACAGTATAAAAACACGTTATTTGATCAACTGTGCGGGGCTGCACAGCGATCGAATAGCGAAACTTGGCGGTATCCAAACCGACATGAAAATTATTCCTTTCCGGGGAGAGTACTACAATCTAAAGCCGGAAAAGCGGTATTTGGCAAAAAATCTGATCTATCCGGTTCCCAATCCGAATTTTCCTTTTCTCGGGGTGCACTTCACCAGAATGATCGGCGGGCATGTAGAAGCCGGACCCAATGCAGTGTTGAGTTTTAAACGGGAAGGTTATACAAAAACCGATTTTGATCTCAGGGACTTTACTGAAGTCATGTGCTATCCGGGATTCTGGAAACTGGCATCGAAATACTGGCGGGAAGGCGTCGAAGAAATGCTTCGTTCATTCAGCAAAGCGGCGTTCGTCCGCAGTTTGCAAAAACTGATCCCTGAAATCACGGAAAATGACCTGGAGCCGGCACCTGCCGGAGTACGGGCCCAAGCATTAAAACCGGATGGCGGATTGGTGGATGACTTTCATATTTTAGAAGGCAAAAACTGCATCCATGTATGCAACGCCCCTTCTCCGGCTGCCACAGCTTCCATAATCATCGGCAAGGAAATAGTCAGCCGCATACCTGAACAATCGCATTTGCGTTCTTATGCGGTGTAG
- the splB gene encoding spore photoproduct lyase, which yields MKRFNPDLVFFEPDALNYPLGKSLHQHFQKTGTPIKFTTSHNRVTGIPGETEAQKYRNAKNTLVVGVRKTLEFDTSKPSAEYAIPLTTGCAGHCHYCYLQTTMGSKPYIRVYVNLDEILAQAKNYIEQRKPEITRFEAACTGDPVSLEHLTGALEYYINFFGKEELGRLRFVTKFANIESLLEAKHNQHTRIRFSINSDYVIKHFEPSTSTFEERIEAAGKIAEANYPLGFIVAPIIQYEGWKEGYKHLLEKLAKRLENVYVEDLTFELIQHRFTKVAKNVILKRYPKTKLDLDEENRQLKWGRYGRFKYVYPKEIADEMVELFETYIPEYFPQAEISYFV from the coding sequence TTGAAACGCTTTAACCCGGACCTTGTTTTCTTCGAGCCTGATGCTTTGAATTACCCGCTTGGCAAATCACTTCATCAACATTTTCAAAAAACAGGAACTCCAATCAAATTCACGACCTCACACAATCGTGTAACTGGAATCCCTGGAGAAACGGAAGCGCAAAAGTACCGAAACGCCAAGAATACTCTCGTCGTAGGAGTCCGGAAGACCTTGGAGTTCGATACTTCCAAACCTTCGGCTGAATATGCGATTCCCTTAACCACTGGATGTGCAGGACACTGTCATTATTGTTACCTGCAGACCACAATGGGATCTAAGCCATACATACGTGTGTATGTAAACTTGGACGAAATTTTGGCACAAGCAAAGAACTATATTGAACAGAGAAAACCGGAGATCACTCGATTTGAGGCCGCCTGTACCGGTGATCCTGTATCACTCGAACATTTAACTGGGGCACTGGAATACTATATCAACTTTTTTGGAAAGGAAGAATTGGGCCGGCTTCGGTTCGTAACCAAATTTGCAAATATCGAGAGTTTATTGGAAGCCAAGCACAACCAACATACAAGAATCCGTTTCTCCATTAACAGCGATTATGTAATAAAACATTTTGAACCTTCCACCTCGACGTTTGAGGAACGCATTGAAGCTGCGGGTAAAATTGCCGAAGCCAACTATCCGCTTGGATTTATCGTTGCTCCTATCATTCAATACGAAGGGTGGAAAGAAGGATACAAACACTTGTTGGAAAAACTCGCCAAACGGCTTGAGAACGTGTATGTGGAAGATCTTACCTTCGAATTAATTCAACATCGTTTTACCAAAGTTGCAAAAAATGTCATTCTCAAAAGGTACCCCAAAACCAAATTGGATTTGGACGAAGAGAACCGACAACTAAAGTGGGGACGATACGGTCGATTTAAATACGTATATCCGAAAGAGATCGCCGACGAAATGGTTGAACTGTTCGAAACCTATATCCCAGAGTATTTTCCTCAAGCGGAAATTTCCTACTTTGTTTAG
- a CDS encoding phosphodiester glycosidase family protein produces the protein MPKKRVLVSAFLATMMSVGWNGMSVPVVLAAETGIAGTHLELKDTILANLKTTNIGPGVELATFDRLDRRGWVRGQVLKVDLGSKKISTDLLFPGVVSAAEPLSETANKSGAIAGVNGDFFDITGTRAPLGSQVKNGELLKGPVPDWTKVAGVGKDGLGRLADMMLEGTVTLPSGSHPLIALNQSWITYDGIGVFTSAWGSASRKGSVGDAWAVREVLVKDGKVVSISDQAGSGEIPQGSYVILARDSATYAFDGLKAGDPVSVQYKPKANLPEQFQFAVGGNLYLLKDGAVQELDDTSSDPRTAIGFSADGKTMYLATVDGRQQNSRGMTLRELAELLQGLGAANALNLDGGGSTTMVARLPGKNQVEVVNSPSEGSQRPVANGVGIFAAPGSGKLTGITLQPVMDHPDAHRVFPGLSRKLKAAGHDETYAHVVTGALTWQATPTDNASLMADGVFYGKKPGTVTVQAQAQDAKGTVNLQVIGDLFRVKTSAERLSIPTGGSHTFFVTGSDAEGYSAPIEPQDVTLEYDRTILQIAASDNGQFVVTPLVGDGAAVVAVKVKDKQALLPVTIGYKPVVVADFEDESAWGTSGARSTVSVSSDAGQNGQGVKVSFDFTQSTATRTANIHPNATMEAPGQPLQVGVWVKGSGKGEWLSFTLLDASGKYHYVYGPHVTWTGWQFAEAAVPQGVQYPVQIVTIGAIETNKDKQYQGELVYDDLTVKVAPAIRITDQQPANKDPLIVQNGQLEAGRWKFAVLSDSHLTANSADNKQTEQIRTSLRQIVEAKPDFLVISGDLVDASNPENFALAEQLLNEEIGSRFPVYYIPGNHEVMGTGNLDYFLAKFKTNRYSFDHKGTRFILLDSSAGSFGKSDFLQLIDLRSRLNDAAKDPSIKNVVVIGHHPTRDPLPTKNSQLSDGKEAQLVETWLTEFRQSSGGKGAVYVSGHAHTVNVDRVNGVPYLVLGPSGKIPYGPADKGGFYAWNLFGIDGGADWIRTEVRPLLEQVTIEAPASLKAGETATVTAIGHQFGGHKFPLAYPATVAWSGSKNVFIGTGDSLEQARKSGRYNAVLDPETGKLTALKSGTVSISVQSNGITQQATIRIEAK, from the coding sequence TTGCCGAAGAAACGGGTATTGGTTTCTGCTTTTCTAGCAACTATGATGTCGGTCGGTTGGAATGGAATGTCGGTTCCGGTGGTGTTGGCTGCCGAAACCGGTATTGCCGGCACTCACTTGGAGTTGAAGGACACAATCCTTGCAAACCTGAAAACCACGAACATCGGTCCGGGGGTTGAGCTTGCGACCTTTGACCGGCTCGACAGGCGGGGATGGGTTCGGGGACAAGTGTTGAAAGTCGATCTTGGCAGCAAGAAGATATCAACAGACTTGCTGTTCCCGGGAGTGGTGTCTGCTGCGGAGCCGTTGTCTGAGACCGCCAATAAGAGCGGTGCCATCGCCGGTGTGAACGGGGATTTTTTTGATATAACGGGAACGAGGGCGCCTTTGGGCTCCCAGGTAAAAAATGGGGAACTGCTGAAAGGACCGGTCCCGGATTGGACAAAGGTCGCAGGAGTTGGGAAAGACGGTCTTGGCCGGCTGGCTGACATGATGCTGGAAGGAACCGTGACTTTGCCAAGCGGTTCCCATCCACTGATCGCGTTGAATCAAAGCTGGATCACCTATGACGGAATCGGTGTATTTACTTCCGCCTGGGGATCCGCCTCCCGTAAAGGTTCGGTGGGAGATGCCTGGGCGGTTCGAGAAGTCTTGGTCAAAGACGGCAAGGTGGTTTCCATCAGCGATCAAGCCGGGAGTGGCGAGATTCCCCAAGGTTCCTATGTGATCCTTGCCCGTGATTCTGCGACTTACGCTTTTGACGGTTTGAAGGCGGGAGATCCGGTATCGGTGCAATACAAGCCCAAAGCCAATCTTCCGGAGCAGTTTCAATTTGCCGTCGGCGGCAATCTTTATCTTTTGAAAGACGGAGCCGTTCAGGAACTGGACGATACGAGCTCCGATCCCCGTACTGCCATCGGATTCTCGGCGGACGGCAAAACCATGTATCTGGCAACGGTTGACGGCCGCCAACAGAACAGCCGGGGAATGACATTGCGTGAATTGGCCGAACTGTTGCAAGGTCTGGGAGCGGCCAATGCCCTGAATCTGGACGGAGGCGGATCCACGACTATGGTGGCAAGACTTCCTGGGAAAAATCAGGTCGAGGTCGTTAACAGCCCCTCGGAGGGTTCCCAGCGCCCCGTGGCTAACGGAGTCGGGATTTTTGCCGCTCCGGGAAGCGGAAAGCTGACGGGGATAACCCTTCAGCCTGTGATGGATCATCCGGACGCTCACAGGGTGTTCCCGGGATTGTCCCGCAAACTCAAGGCTGCAGGACACGATGAAACATATGCGCATGTGGTGACCGGGGCCCTGACCTGGCAGGCAACTCCGACAGACAATGCAAGTCTTATGGCAGATGGAGTTTTTTATGGGAAGAAGCCGGGAACTGTGACAGTTCAGGCTCAAGCCCAAGATGCCAAGGGAACCGTCAACCTTCAGGTGATCGGGGATCTGTTCCGGGTGAAGACCTCTGCCGAGCGTCTTTCCATTCCGACCGGCGGATCGCACACATTCTTTGTGACGGGATCTGACGCGGAAGGGTATTCTGCTCCGATAGAGCCACAGGATGTAACCCTTGAATATGACAGAACCATCCTGCAAATTGCAGCTTCCGATAATGGGCAGTTCGTTGTGACACCGTTAGTTGGCGATGGGGCTGCGGTTGTTGCGGTGAAGGTCAAAGATAAGCAGGCATTGCTGCCTGTTACCATCGGCTATAAGCCGGTTGTGGTTGCGGACTTCGAAGATGAATCCGCTTGGGGAACCTCGGGTGCCCGTTCGACCGTTTCCGTTTCATCAGATGCGGGTCAGAACGGTCAAGGGGTGAAAGTCTCCTTTGACTTCACCCAATCAACTGCTACTCGTACGGCCAATATTCATCCCAACGCCACAATGGAAGCTCCGGGTCAACCGCTGCAGGTTGGGGTTTGGGTCAAGGGCAGCGGCAAAGGGGAATGGCTTTCCTTCACCCTGCTGGACGCATCCGGCAAATACCATTATGTGTACGGGCCCCATGTGACCTGGACAGGGTGGCAGTTTGCGGAAGCGGCAGTTCCTCAAGGCGTTCAGTATCCGGTGCAGATTGTGACAATCGGAGCCATTGAAACAAACAAAGACAAACAGTATCAAGGAGAGCTGGTATATGACGACCTGACTGTGAAAGTCGCACCAGCCATCCGGATAACGGATCAACAACCTGCAAACAAAGACCCGTTGATTGTGCAAAACGGGCAACTGGAAGCGGGACGCTGGAAGTTTGCAGTGCTGAGTGACAGCCATCTGACGGCCAATTCAGCAGACAACAAACAGACAGAGCAGATTCGTACGTCGCTTCGCCAAATTGTGGAGGCGAAACCCGATTTTCTCGTGATTTCGGGAGATTTGGTCGATGCGTCAAATCCCGAGAATTTTGCTCTTGCCGAACAGCTTTTGAATGAAGAGATCGGCAGCCGGTTCCCGGTTTACTACATTCCGGGCAACCATGAAGTCATGGGTACGGGCAACCTGGACTATTTCCTTGCGAAGTTTAAAACGAACCGGTATTCCTTTGACCATAAGGGAACGCGCTTTATCCTGCTGGACTCCTCGGCGGGCAGCTTCGGCAAGTCGGACTTCCTGCAACTGATCGATCTCCGGTCACGGTTGAACGATGCGGCCAAGGATCCAAGCATCAAGAACGTGGTGGTCATTGGACACCATCCGACGCGTGACCCGCTGCCAACAAAGAACAGCCAGCTAAGCGACGGCAAAGAGGCACAATTGGTGGAAACCTGGCTGACGGAATTCAGACAGAGCTCCGGTGGAAAAGGGGCGGTATATGTAAGCGGCCATGCCCACACTGTAAATGTGGATCGGGTGAACGGCGTTCCCTATCTGGTTCTCGGTCCGTCCGGCAAAATTCCCTATGGTCCGGCCGACAAAGGTGGTTTCTATGCATGGAATCTGTTTGGAATTGATGGAGGGGCCGATTGGATTCGAACGGAAGTCCGTCCGCTGCTTGAACAAGTTACCATTGAGGCACCGGCTTCTCTCAAGGCAGGCGAGACCGCAACTGTAACAGCAATTGGCCATCAGTTCGGCGGCCATAAGTTCCCGCTTGCCTACCCCGCAACTGTGGCGTGGAGCGGAAGTAAGAATGTGTTCATCGGCACTGGCGACTCCCTTGAACAAGCCCGAAAGAGCGGTCGATACAACGCAGTGCTTGATCCGGAGACCGGTAAACTGACCGCATTGAAGAGCGGGACTGTTTCAATAAGTGTTCAATCCAATGGAATCACACAGCAGGCAACCATCCGAATTGAAGCGAAATAA